CAATATACCGTTCAACTGTGCGATTGCTATGCCGTAGTTCGATATCGGCACACCCTCGGCTTCAGCCTTGATAAGCCTTGACATAAGCTGTTTACGTGTGAACATGCAGCCGCCGCAGTGAATTATCAGTGCGTAATCCCGGAGATTCGAAGAGAAGTCCAGCCCTGTTGCAATGTCAACCGTCAATCCCGGCCCCACCTTCTGACGCAGCCATCTGGGAAGTTTCTCGCGTCCTATGTCCTCGCGGAGAGGCGCGTGTGTGCATGCCTCGGCTATAAGGACTTTGTCGCTCTCCTTAAGATTTTCTATAGCACGTGCGCCCCGCACAAAAGTTGTGAGATCTCCCTTGCTGCGAGCCATTATTATAGAAAACGAAGTGAGCGGGACGGAGGAAGGAAGCAGATCGTTTACCTGCTTAAAGACCTGTGAGTCCGTTATTACCAGAGACGGAGGTTCTTTTAAAGAGTCGAGCAGGCGCGGTAGCTGATCTGCAGTAGCTGTCAGGGCAAGCCCGCTGTTGTCCAGAATGTCACGGATGACCTGCACCTGCGGCAGAATAAGCCTGCCCTTGGGTGCCTGTATATCCTGCGGTGCAACGAGAACAATTGCTGCCCCTGGTTTGAAGAGGTCCCCCACAAGAGTGGGGCTTTCGAAGTCAGTCGGTGCGCTCCGGACTATAGCCGAAAGAAGTTCCGCACGGCATGACCTGTCCATAGCGGACACGGCGACAAACGGGACAGAAAGCTCGTCGGACAGACGTGTGCGCAGCGGCTCGATTATCTCTTCTGCGATCCTGTCAGTCTGGTTCAGGACACCTATAGTGACTATCTTTCGGATCCTCAGTTCCTCAAGCCATGCCTTTTCTTCTTTTATATCGGCCGCATCCTGTGCCGGTATTACCAGCAGGGCAAGGTCCGTCCTGTCCATCATCTCTTTTGTGCGTGAGACACGCAGCTTGCCAAGGTCTCCCGTATCGTCAAGCCCCGCGGTATCGATAACTGCAATGGGGCCTATCGGAAAAAGCTCCATGCTCTTGATGACAGGATCTGTAGTGGTTCCTGCATGCTCGGAAACAAGAGCTGTGTTCTGCCC
This genomic window from Synergistaceae bacterium contains:
- the hydF gene encoding [FeFe] hydrogenase H-cluster maturation GTPase HydF; translation: MQDTPRANRLHIGFYGRRNAGKSSLINLVTGQNTALVSEHAGTTTDPVIKSMELFPIGPIAVIDTAGLDDTGDLGKLRVSRTKEMMDRTDLALLVIPAQDAADIKEEKAWLEELRIRKIVTIGVLNQTDRIAEEIIEPLRTRLSDELSVPFVAVSAMDRSCRAELLSAIVRSAPTDFESPTLVGDLFKPGAAIVLVAPQDIQAPKGRLILPQVQVIRDILDNSGLALTATADQLPRLLDSLKEPPSLVITDSQVFKQVNDLLPSSVPLTSFSIIMARSKGDLTTFVRGARAIENLKESDKVLIAEACTHAPLREDIGREKLPRWLRQKVGPGLTVDIATGLDFSSNLRDYALIIHCGGCMFTRKQLMSRLIKAEAEGVPISNYGIAIAQLNGILDRVIAIFPDIEKKD